One genomic window of Tenacibaculum tangerinum includes the following:
- a CDS encoding MATE family efflux transporter, translating to MSESNNSRKSFFNIFFSIALQRLLMCGIFFTDTYFLSLTSDEAVSGVGSAVVLLISLLSMISVIAMVGVSFLSIAEGENNNRKFITISGVLIWLSIGMAIIFTLLQYFLSEKISNWIGLTPEASDAFLSYLFYMLPICIIDSLYSNFSSILMAKKTVKVYRILLRYYLYLILYSTLLFY from the coding sequence ATGAGCGAAAGCAATAATTCAAGAAAATCGTTTTTTAATATTTTTTTTAGTATCGCCTTACAAAGGTTATTAATGTGTGGTATATTTTTTACAGACACATATTTTTTAAGTCTTACTTCGGATGAAGCAGTTTCAGGAGTAGGTTCAGCTGTTGTTTTATTAATATCTTTACTATCTATGATTAGTGTCATAGCAATGGTTGGAGTTAGCTTTTTGTCCATTGCTGAAGGTGAAAATAATAACCGTAAATTTATTACTATATCAGGGGTCTTGATATGGCTATCCATAGGAATGGCGATCATTTTTACCTTACTACAGTATTTTTTATCTGAAAAAATAAGTAATTGGATTGGTTTAACACCTGAAGCATCAGATGCTTTTTTAAGTTACTTGTTTTATATGTTACCCATTTGTATTATAGATTCTCTTTATTCAAATTTTTCATCGATACTAATGGCAAAAAAAACAGTAAAAGTATATCGTATTCTTCTACGGTATTATTTATATCTAATATTGTATTCAACTTTATTATTTTATTAG